In a genomic window of Paroedura picta isolate Pp20150507F chromosome 14, Ppicta_v3.0, whole genome shotgun sequence:
- the IRX3 gene encoding iroquois-class homeodomain protein IRX-3 isoform X2, translated as MAFSQLGYQYIRPIYATDRQGNGSSRSGAELSPTGTLSNVLSTMYGAPYAAAAAAQGYGAFLPYATELPIFPQLGAQYELKDSPGVQHPAFPHHHPAFYPYGQYQFGDPSRPKNATRESTSTLKAWLNEHRKNPYPTKGEKIMLAIITKMTLTQVSTWFANARRRLKKENKMTWAPRSRTDEEGNSYGSEHDDEDGEGDKRDPDEEEIDLENIDTENMEGAAPTGAKGGPLLLGRELEDDDEDDDEEGSEPPDDSALLHSDAKTTDSDASDGLEDLAAPESFLKAMEARRRASAGELPSPGVLRPHSASSPASPPTAPSPALQAQAPQPPLAPPPAPPPAPKAKIWSLAETATSPDNPSRKSPPGGGGSPPAASAAPQSLQLAGGAHPSPTAGPAHRLVSSCPLGKFASWSGRAFSHHPHPHPLTLLNTPHLLGLGGANPSTGPNVAAIAAFSRPADQAQSAEASGTGLRTSLMQLWFYLRCHHPS; from the exons atGGCCTTTTCCCAACTGGGATACCAGTATATCCGGCCCATCTACGCGACGGATCGCCAGGGGAACGGCAGCTCCCGCAGCGGGGCAGAGCTCAGCCCGACGGGGACCCTCTCCAACGTCCTCTCCACCATGTACGGAGCGCCTtacgcggccgccgccgccgcccagggataCGGAGCGTTCCTGCCCTACGCCACGGAACTGCCCATCTTTCCGCAGCTG GGAGCGCAGTACGAGCTGAAGGACAGCCCCGGCGTCCAGCACCCGGCCTTCCCGCACCACCACCCGGCTTTCTATCCCTACGGCCAGTACCAGTTCGGCGACCCGTCGAGGCCCAAGAACGCCACCCGGGAGAGCACCAGCACCCTCAAGGCCTGGCTGAACGAGCACCGCAAGAACCCCTACCCCACCAAGGGCGAGAAGATCATGCTGGCCATCATCACCAAGATGACCCTCACGCAGGTCTCCACCTGGTTCGCCAACGCCCGCAGGCGGCTCAAGAAGGAGAACAAGATGACCTGGGCTCCGCGGAGCCGGACCGACGAGGAGGGCAACTCGTACGGCAGCGAGCACGACGACGAGGACGGCGAGGGGGACAAGCGCGACCCCGACGAGGAGGAGATCGACCTGGAGAACATCGACACCGAGAACATGGAGGGCGCCGCCCCGACGGGCGCCAAAGGGGGCCCGCTCCTCCTGGGCCGGGAGCTGGAGGACGACGACGAGGACGACGACGAGGAGGGCTCGGAGCCCCCCGACGACTCGGCGCTGCTCCACTCCGACGCCAAAACCACGGACTCCGACGCTTCCGACGGCTTGGAGGACTTGGCCGCcccggagagcttcttaaaagcCATGGAGGCCAGACGGCGCGCCTCGGCCGGCGAGCTGCCTTCGCCGGGGGTCCTCCGGCCGCACTCTGCCTCGTCCCCCGCGTCCCCCCCGACGGCGCCCAGCCCGGCCTTGCAAGCGCAGGCCCCGCAGCCGCCCTTGGCCCCGCCGCCAGCGCCGCCGCCGGCCCCCAAGGCCAAGATCTGGTCCTTGGCGGAGACGGCCACCAGCCCGGATAACCCCTCGAGGAAATCTCCCCCCGGCGGAGGGGGCTCCCCGCCCGCGGCCTCGGCGGCCCCCCAGAGCTTGCAGCTGGCCGGGGGCGCCCACCCGTCGCCCACCGCGGGCCCCGCGCACAGACTCGTCTCCTCGTGCCCCCTGGGCAAGTTTGCCAGCTGGTCGGGGCGGGCCTTCTCGCatcacccccaccctcacccgCTCACCTTGCTGAACACGCCCCACCTCCTGGGACTCGGGGGGGCCAACCCCAGCACGGGCCCCAACGTGGCGGCCATCGCGGCCTTCTCCAGACCCGCGGACCAAGCGCAGAGCGCCGAAGCCTCCGGAACAG GCCTCAGAACCAGCTTGATGCAGCTATGGTTCTATCTGCGCTGTCATCATCctagttaa
- the IRX3 gene encoding iroquois-class homeodomain protein IRX-3 isoform X1: MAFSQLGYQYIRPIYATDRQGNGSSRSGAELSPTGTLSNVLSTMYGAPYAAAAAAQGYGAFLPYATELPIFPQLGAQYELKDSPGVQHPAFPHHHPAFYPYGQYQFGDPSRPKNATRESTSTLKAWLNEHRKNPYPTKGEKIMLAIITKMTLTQVSTWFANARRRLKKENKMTWAPRSRTDEEGNSYGSEHDDEDGEGDKRDPDEEEIDLENIDTENMEGAAPTGAKGGPLLLGRELEDDDEDDDEEGSEPPDDSALLHSDAKTTDSDASDGLEDLAAPESFLKAMEARRRASAGELPSPGVLRPHSASSPASPPTAPSPALQAQAPQPPLAPPPAPPPAPKAKIWSLAETATSPDNPSRKSPPGGGGSPPAASAAPQSLQLAGGAHPSPTAGPAHRLVSSCPLGKFASWSGRAFSHHPHPHPLTLLNTPHLLGLGGANPSTGPNVAAIAAFSRPADQAQSAEASGTDRSSALEVEKRLLKAAFQPVQRRPQNQLDAAMVLSALSSS; this comes from the exons atGGCCTTTTCCCAACTGGGATACCAGTATATCCGGCCCATCTACGCGACGGATCGCCAGGGGAACGGCAGCTCCCGCAGCGGGGCAGAGCTCAGCCCGACGGGGACCCTCTCCAACGTCCTCTCCACCATGTACGGAGCGCCTtacgcggccgccgccgccgcccagggataCGGAGCGTTCCTGCCCTACGCCACGGAACTGCCCATCTTTCCGCAGCTG GGAGCGCAGTACGAGCTGAAGGACAGCCCCGGCGTCCAGCACCCGGCCTTCCCGCACCACCACCCGGCTTTCTATCCCTACGGCCAGTACCAGTTCGGCGACCCGTCGAGGCCCAAGAACGCCACCCGGGAGAGCACCAGCACCCTCAAGGCCTGGCTGAACGAGCACCGCAAGAACCCCTACCCCACCAAGGGCGAGAAGATCATGCTGGCCATCATCACCAAGATGACCCTCACGCAGGTCTCCACCTGGTTCGCCAACGCCCGCAGGCGGCTCAAGAAGGAGAACAAGATGACCTGGGCTCCGCGGAGCCGGACCGACGAGGAGGGCAACTCGTACGGCAGCGAGCACGACGACGAGGACGGCGAGGGGGACAAGCGCGACCCCGACGAGGAGGAGATCGACCTGGAGAACATCGACACCGAGAACATGGAGGGCGCCGCCCCGACGGGCGCCAAAGGGGGCCCGCTCCTCCTGGGCCGGGAGCTGGAGGACGACGACGAGGACGACGACGAGGAGGGCTCGGAGCCCCCCGACGACTCGGCGCTGCTCCACTCCGACGCCAAAACCACGGACTCCGACGCTTCCGACGGCTTGGAGGACTTGGCCGCcccggagagcttcttaaaagcCATGGAGGCCAGACGGCGCGCCTCGGCCGGCGAGCTGCCTTCGCCGGGGGTCCTCCGGCCGCACTCTGCCTCGTCCCCCGCGTCCCCCCCGACGGCGCCCAGCCCGGCCTTGCAAGCGCAGGCCCCGCAGCCGCCCTTGGCCCCGCCGCCAGCGCCGCCGCCGGCCCCCAAGGCCAAGATCTGGTCCTTGGCGGAGACGGCCACCAGCCCGGATAACCCCTCGAGGAAATCTCCCCCCGGCGGAGGGGGCTCCCCGCCCGCGGCCTCGGCGGCCCCCCAGAGCTTGCAGCTGGCCGGGGGCGCCCACCCGTCGCCCACCGCGGGCCCCGCGCACAGACTCGTCTCCTCGTGCCCCCTGGGCAAGTTTGCCAGCTGGTCGGGGCGGGCCTTCTCGCatcacccccaccctcacccgCTCACCTTGCTGAACACGCCCCACCTCCTGGGACTCGGGGGGGCCAACCCCAGCACGGGCCCCAACGTGGCGGCCATCGCGGCCTTCTCCAGACCCGCGGACCAAGCGCAGAGCGCCGAAGCCTCCGGAACAG atcGATCTAGTGCCTTGGAAGTAGAGAAAAGATTATTAAAGGCCGCTTTTCAACCAGTTCAGAGGCG GCCTCAGAACCAGCTTGATGCAGCTATGGTTCTATCTGCGCTGTCATCATCctag